Proteins found in one Dermacentor silvarum isolate Dsil-2018 chromosome 8, BIME_Dsil_1.4, whole genome shotgun sequence genomic segment:
- the LOC125947721 gene encoding uncharacterized protein LOC125947721 produces MLVMRMPFFMQVGYLPNTNCIRSDNAFLLAVSCPTDAIDCFRKSMFILCYQCINAYVVCLLLVLAGDVELNPGPDGNSNPQPSLESIAMAISRIECSQNTVLSELALIRAAQSKVEDSISSLSSRVDALEKIAETNQLSCTSSVADPDMAKLSSDIKLLSNKCDDAENRLRRTNLLFFGITDKQDETWSQSESRITSFCSQELDITINSHDIERAHRLGRYQPGKNRPIIVSFLRFKDKGQILSASSKLKNSPFSVREDYSARVRLARKKLFSYGKQSTAFFKIRFDKLIMNNKQFVYDAGTDSVVELNS; encoded by the coding sequence atgctggtcaTGAGAATGCCCTTTTTCATGCAGGTTGGTTACTTGCCTAATACTAATTGCATTCGCTCTGATAACGCTTTTCTgcttgcggtgtcgtgccccactGACGCCATCGATTGCTTTCGGAAATCAATGTTCATATTGTGTTACCAGTGTATCAACGCCTATGTCGTTTGCCTTCTGTTAGTGTTGGCTGGGGACGTCGAATTGAACCCAGGACCCGATGGGAATAGTAATCCTCAGCCGTCCCTTGAATCCATCGCTATGGCCATATCCCGCATTGAATGCTCTCAGAATACTGTGTTAAGTGAACTAGCGCTGATTCGCGCCGCTCAGTCGAAGGTGGAGGATTCGATTTCTAGCCTTTCCTCGCGAGTCGACGCCCTAGAAAAAATCGCGGAAACAAATCAGTTAAGTTGTACAAGCTCTGTAGCCGATCCCGATATGGCTAAACTTTCCTCGGACATTAAACTGCTTTCGAACAAATGCGACGACGCCGAGAATCGTCTTCGACGCACTAACTTGCTGTTTTTTGGGATCACCGATAAGCAAGATGAAACGTGGTCCCAATCTGAATCACGTATCACTTCATTCTGCTCCCAGGAGCTCGATATCACCATTAATAGTCATGATATTGAACGTGCCCACAGACTTGGCCGCTACCAGCCAGGAAAGAACCGCCCGATTATTGTCAGTTTCTTGAGATTCAAAGACAAAGGGCAAATTCTGTCTGCCAGTTCAAAGCTAAAAAATTCGCCGTTTTCAGTCCGTGAAGACTATTCTGCGCGTGTGCGCTTGGCAAGGAAGAAACTTTTTTCGTATGGTAAGCAGAGTACTGCTTTTTTCAAAATCCGTTTTGATAAGCTTATTATGAACAACAAACAGTTTGTGTACGATGCTGGAACTGATTCTGTAGTCGAGCTAAATTCATAG